The Carnobacterium sp. 17-4 genome has a window encoding:
- a CDS encoding 3'-5' exonuclease: protein MFEEEKNMNFVALDFETASHQRHSACSIALTVVKNSQIVDHYYSLIKPETEFFWRNVQIHGITEDDVQTAPSFPEVWEKIKPFFKENKLIVAHNLPFDRGVLQGCLDYYQLQQPHFQTLCTVQSSRKLITEIPNHKLNTVCDHLGIRLDNHHNALEDSNACAAILLYLEDHFGTDPLKKLVKHV, encoded by the coding sequence TTGTTCGAGGAGGAAAAAAACATGAACTTTGTTGCATTGGATTTCGAAACAGCTAGCCATCAACGCCACAGCGCTTGTTCAATCGCACTGACGGTTGTAAAAAATAGTCAAATCGTTGATCATTATTACTCTTTAATTAAACCTGAAACTGAATTTTTTTGGCGTAATGTTCAAATTCACGGCATTACCGAAGATGATGTTCAAACTGCCCCTTCTTTTCCAGAAGTTTGGGAAAAGATAAAACCTTTCTTCAAAGAAAACAAACTGATTGTTGCTCACAATCTTCCATTTGATCGTGGTGTTTTACAAGGTTGTCTTGATTATTATCAATTGCAACAACCTCACTTTCAAACACTTTGTACGGTCCAATCGAGTCGGAAATTAATTACCGAAATTCCTAATCATAAATTGAACACCGTTTGTGACCATTTAGGAATCCGGTTAGACAACCATCATAATGCACTTGAAGACAGCAATGCTTGTGCAGCTATTCTTCTGTATTTAGAAGATCATTTTGGAACAGATCCTTTAAAAAAACTGGTTAAACATGTCTAA
- a CDS encoding amino acid ABC transporter substrate-binding protein/permease has translation MIKKQKQFLGAVFILMLGLFINLATPLSVSAEKGTESDPYMITTDVTYAPFEFKNADGDYVGIDVEILDAIAQDQGFSYELRPLAFSAGLQALESNQVDGMIATMSITDERKESFDFSDPYFEAGTVMAVAKDNEDITSYEDLDGKTVAVKVGTTGAAFVAELKKEFNIDVNQFEDSATMYEDVVAGHSDAVFDDYPVMAYAVQQGLQLQFPLDPEAGDVYGFAVNKGQNPELLEKFNAGLANIKENGIHEEITTKYTGEDSEATGSSNGFLALIQNNYKELLTGLGRTLLLTLISFAIALVAGVILGLFSATSNKLLIGISSIYVTIMRGIPLIVLAFFVYFSIPQFLNIQLSAYVAGIITLSLNTTAYISELVRGGIQAVAVGQLEAARSLGLPYQTSMRKIILPQAIKIMIPSFINQFVITLKDTSILSVIGIVELTQTGKIIIARTYSSGNMWLIIGIMYIILITILTKLSNVLERKMSND, from the coding sequence ATGATTAAAAAACAAAAACAGTTTCTAGGAGCTGTCTTTATACTTATGTTAGGTTTATTCATAAATTTAGCAACACCCCTTTCAGTTTCAGCAGAAAAAGGAACAGAAAGTGATCCATACATGATTACCACTGATGTCACCTATGCTCCATTTGAATTTAAAAATGCAGATGGGGATTATGTCGGTATTGACGTAGAAATTTTAGATGCTATTGCGCAAGATCAAGGATTCTCGTATGAATTGCGACCATTAGCTTTTAGCGCAGGTTTACAAGCTTTAGAAAGTAACCAAGTTGACGGAATGATTGCTACTATGAGCATCACAGATGAGCGTAAAGAGTCATTTGATTTTTCTGACCCATACTTTGAAGCTGGTACTGTTATGGCTGTAGCAAAAGATAATGAGGATATAACCTCATATGAAGATTTAGATGGGAAAACGGTCGCTGTTAAAGTAGGAACAACCGGAGCAGCATTTGTGGCGGAATTAAAAAAAGAGTTTAACATTGACGTTAACCAATTTGAAGACTCGGCTACGATGTACGAAGATGTAGTTGCTGGCCATTCAGATGCAGTCTTCGATGATTATCCTGTTATGGCTTATGCTGTTCAACAAGGTCTTCAACTACAATTCCCTCTTGATCCAGAAGCAGGCGATGTCTATGGTTTTGCCGTTAATAAAGGTCAAAATCCTGAACTGCTAGAAAAATTTAATGCTGGATTAGCAAATATCAAAGAAAATGGGATTCATGAAGAAATCACAACTAAGTATACTGGCGAAGATTCAGAAGCTACTGGAAGCAGTAATGGTTTCTTGGCCTTGATTCAAAACAATTACAAAGAATTATTGACCGGTCTTGGACGTACATTATTATTGACTCTTATCTCTTTTGCTATTGCATTAGTTGCCGGAGTTATTTTAGGATTATTTAGTGCTACTTCAAATAAACTTTTGATTGGCATTTCTTCTATTTATGTAACGATTATGCGAGGTATTCCATTGATTGTTCTAGCCTTTTTCGTTTACTTCTCGATTCCTCAATTTTTAAATATCCAATTATCAGCTTACGTGGCAGGTATAATTACTTTAAGCCTTAACACGACGGCTTATATCTCTGAATTGGTTCGTGGAGGTATTCAAGCTGTAGCTGTAGGGCAGTTAGAAGCCGCAAGAAGTCTCGGTTTACCTTATCAAACTTCTATGCGCAAAATTATCTTACCACAAGCAATCAAAATAATGATTCCATCTTTTATTAATCAATTTGTCATTACCCTTAAAGACACCTCAATTCTATCCGTTATCGGTATCGTCGAATTAACTCAAACAGGAAAAATTATTATTGCACGTACCTATTCTTCTGGAAATATGTGGTTGATTATTGGAATTATGTATATTATTTTAATTACTATTTTAACCAAGTTATCAAATGTATTGGAAAGGAAAATGTCAAATGACTAA